The following are encoded in a window of Kitasatospora sp. NBC_01250 genomic DNA:
- a CDS encoding transglycosylase family protein: MLPTTGTTRPSRTARRAIAATGLLGLGLALPCITATTASAAPVSTWDKVAQCESSGDWSINTGNGYYGGLQFSASTWAAYGGTQYAPQADQATKDQQIAVAEKVLADQGPGAWPVCSVQAGLTQGGAPAAVNPGAPATSAPAQPSAPAQSAPQSSQSSQSGSQGHWNHQWNGTKNSGGQTYTVARGDWLSTIAQSHHVAGGWQKLYELNKSVLTAGPDTLYPGQQLSLGGSASAAPSSDSAPAASTPAPAVNAQTTASTTAATPAPASGAMATAVAFAESKVGQAYIYGGTGNGGWDCSGLTQAAMASAGISIPRVAADQAAASTPVSMNSLQPGDLLFWSNNGQNSGVYHVAIYVGNGQFVEAANPSAGVKYETIANYAPDFAGRV; this comes from the coding sequence ATGCTGCCCACCACTGGCACGACCCGTCCGTCCCGCACCGCTCGCCGAGCGATCGCCGCCACCGGCCTGCTCGGTCTCGGCCTCGCCCTGCCGTGCATCACGGCCACCACCGCCTCCGCGGCGCCCGTCTCCACCTGGGACAAGGTCGCCCAGTGCGAGAGCAGCGGCGACTGGAGCATCAACACCGGCAACGGCTACTACGGCGGCCTGCAGTTCAGCGCCTCCACCTGGGCCGCCTACGGCGGCACCCAGTACGCCCCGCAGGCCGACCAGGCCACCAAGGACCAGCAGATCGCCGTCGCCGAGAAGGTCCTCGCCGACCAGGGCCCCGGCGCCTGGCCGGTCTGCTCCGTCCAGGCGGGCCTGACCCAGGGCGGCGCCCCCGCCGCCGTGAACCCCGGCGCCCCCGCCACCAGCGCCCCGGCCCAGCCGAGCGCCCCGGCCCAGAGCGCCCCGCAGTCCTCGCAGTCCTCGCAGAGCGGCAGCCAGGGCCACTGGAACCACCAGTGGAACGGCACCAAGAACTCCGGCGGCCAGACCTACACCGTGGCGCGCGGCGACTGGCTCTCCACCATCGCGCAGAGCCACCACGTGGCCGGCGGCTGGCAGAAGCTGTACGAGCTCAACAAGTCGGTCCTGACCGCCGGTCCTGACACGCTCTACCCGGGCCAGCAGCTGAGCCTGGGCGGCTCGGCCAGCGCCGCCCCGAGCAGCGACAGCGCCCCGGCCGCCAGCACCCCGGCGCCGGCCGTCAACGCCCAGACCACCGCCTCCACCACCGCCGCCACCCCGGCGCCCGCCTCCGGCGCGATGGCCACCGCCGTCGCCTTCGCGGAGTCGAAGGTCGGTCAGGCCTACATCTACGGCGGCACCGGCAACGGTGGCTGGGACTGCTCCGGCCTGACCCAGGCCGCGATGGCCTCGGCGGGCATCTCCATCCCGCGGGTGGCCGCCGACCAGGCCGCCGCCAGCACCCCGGTGTCGATGAACAGCCTGCAGCCGGGCGACCTGCTGTTCTGGTCGAACAACGGCCAGAACTCGGGCGTCTACCACGTCGCCATCTACGTCGGCAACGGCCAGTTCGTCGAGGCCGCCAACCCGAGCGCGGGCGTGAAGTACGAGACCATCGCCAACTACGCCCCGGACTTCGCCGGCCGGGTCTGA
- a CDS encoding extracellular solute-binding protein, which translates to MRRGSAAFALVAALTVSLAACGSSGSGSSGAASGPVTITYWDTSNATNEAPNYQAVVTKFEAANPDIKVNFVNVPFDQAQDKLQTAMGSKGAPDVFRSDVGWTAAFAKSGFLTPLDGTPALPQPSDYQPSLIKQAQYQGKTYGVPLVTDTLGLLYNKALFTQAGITSAPTTWDELKADAATIKAKTGVDGFELHAGDAYDALPLFFGEGTDLVDTANKKITVNSPTAVKAVTTYQSLFTSPGTVKADVTTDSYAHMMDAFNNGKVAAIINGPWEITNIYKGSAFTDHGNLGIAAVPAGSTGKPGAPTGGQNIAVFAGSDAAHQAAAEKFAAFMTSADSEVFIAEKNSTLPTRPDAFTADVKSNAGIAGFQQILNVAQPRPALPEYSSLFTSLSTNLGKIAQGQQGIQSGLDASAQDYTKLLPDFSK; encoded by the coding sequence ATGCGGCGTGGCAGCGCGGCCTTCGCCCTGGTAGCGGCCCTCACGGTGTCGCTCGCGGCCTGCGGCAGCAGCGGCTCCGGCTCGTCCGGCGCGGCGTCCGGCCCGGTGACCATCACCTACTGGGACACCTCCAACGCGACCAACGAGGCCCCGAACTACCAGGCCGTGGTCACGAAGTTCGAGGCCGCCAACCCGGACATCAAGGTCAACTTCGTCAACGTGCCGTTCGACCAGGCGCAGGACAAGCTGCAGACCGCGATGGGCAGCAAGGGTGCCCCCGACGTCTTCCGCTCCGACGTGGGCTGGACCGCGGCCTTCGCCAAGTCCGGCTTCCTGACCCCGCTGGACGGCACCCCCGCGCTGCCGCAGCCCTCGGACTACCAGCCCAGCCTGATCAAGCAGGCCCAGTACCAGGGCAAGACCTACGGCGTGCCGCTGGTCACCGACACCCTGGGCCTGCTCTACAACAAGGCGCTGTTCACCCAGGCCGGCATCACCAGCGCGCCCACCACCTGGGACGAGCTGAAGGCGGACGCCGCCACCATCAAGGCCAAGACCGGCGTCGACGGCTTCGAGCTGCACGCCGGCGACGCCTACGACGCGCTGCCGCTCTTCTTCGGCGAGGGCACCGACCTGGTCGACACCGCCAACAAGAAGATCACCGTCAACTCGCCGACCGCCGTCAAGGCGGTGACCACCTACCAGTCGCTGTTCACCTCGCCCGGCACCGTCAAGGCCGACGTGACCACCGACTCGTACGCGCACATGATGGACGCGTTCAACAACGGCAAGGTCGCCGCGATCATCAACGGCCCCTGGGAGATCACCAACATCTACAAGGGCTCGGCCTTCACCGACCACGGGAACCTCGGTATCGCCGCGGTGCCGGCCGGCTCCACCGGCAAGCCCGGCGCCCCGACCGGCGGCCAGAACATCGCCGTCTTCGCCGGTTCGGACGCCGCCCACCAGGCCGCCGCCGAGAAGTTCGCCGCCTTCATGACCTCCGCGGACAGCGAGGTCTTCATCGCGGAGAAGAACTCCACGCTGCCCACCCGCCCCGACGCCTTCACCGCGGACGTCAAGTCCAACGCGGGCATCGCCGGCTTCCAGCAGATCCTGAACGTGGCCCAGCCGCGCCCGGCGCTGCCCGAGTACTCCTCGCTCTTCACCTCGCTGAGCACCAACCTCGGCAAGATCGCGCAGGGCCAGCAGGGCATCCAGTCCGGCCTGGACGCCAGCGCCCAGGACTACACCAAGCTGCTGCCGGACTTCAGCAAGTAA
- a CDS encoding glycoside hydrolase family 13 protein, translating into MTQNLADTPRPLSAVATPAGEPSRWWRDAVIYQVYPRSFADANGDGMGDLPGVRSRLPYLRDLGVDAVWLSPFYASPQADAGYDVADYRAVDPMFGTLLDADALIRDAHELGLRIIVDLVPNHSSDQHEWFQRALREGPASPLRERYHFRPGKGEDGELPPNDWESIFGGPAWTRTTDPDGTPGDWYLHLFAPEQPDFNWDSPAVADEFRSILRFWLDMGVDGFRVDVAHGLVKAPGLPDLGGHDQLKLLGNDVMPFFDQDGVHEIYRTWRRILDEYPGERIAVAEAWTPTVERTANYVRPDELHQAFNFQYLGTAWDATELRAVIDSSLAAMRPVGAPATWVLSNHDVTRHATRFANPPGGTQIRERGDRGLGLRRARAATLLMLALPGSAYLYQGEELGLPDVTDLPDEVRQDPSFFRASGQDGFRDGCRVPIPWSGEAAPYGFGPVEGGPSWLPQPAEWAGLSVEAQTGDPTSTLELYRGALAIRRSDPALGAGAGLTWLPAPEGVLAFRRDSFVCLVNTTAEAVPFATEGRLLLSSTDRIEPGLLAPDSTSWWAV; encoded by the coding sequence ATGACCCAGAACCTGGCCGACACCCCCCGGCCGCTGTCCGCCGTCGCCACCCCTGCCGGCGAACCCAGTCGCTGGTGGCGCGACGCGGTCATCTACCAGGTGTACCCGCGCAGTTTCGCCGATGCCAACGGCGACGGCATGGGCGACCTGCCGGGCGTCCGCAGCCGGCTGCCCTACCTGCGCGACCTCGGCGTCGACGCGGTCTGGCTCTCCCCGTTCTACGCCTCCCCGCAGGCCGACGCCGGCTACGACGTGGCCGACTACCGTGCGGTGGACCCGATGTTCGGCACCCTGCTGGACGCCGACGCGCTGATCCGCGACGCCCACGAACTGGGCCTGCGGATCATCGTGGACCTGGTCCCCAACCACTCCTCCGACCAGCACGAGTGGTTCCAGCGGGCGCTGCGCGAGGGCCCCGCCTCGCCGCTGCGCGAGCGCTACCACTTCCGCCCCGGCAAGGGCGAGGACGGCGAACTGCCGCCCAACGACTGGGAGTCCATCTTCGGCGGCCCGGCCTGGACCCGCACCACCGACCCCGACGGCACCCCGGGCGACTGGTACCTGCACCTGTTCGCTCCCGAGCAGCCCGACTTCAACTGGGACAGCCCCGCGGTCGCCGACGAGTTCCGCTCGATCCTGCGCTTCTGGCTGGACATGGGCGTCGACGGCTTCCGGGTCGACGTCGCGCACGGCCTGGTCAAGGCTCCCGGCCTGCCCGACCTCGGCGGCCACGACCAGCTCAAGCTGCTCGGCAACGACGTCATGCCGTTCTTCGACCAGGACGGCGTGCACGAGATCTACCGCACCTGGCGCCGGATCCTCGACGAGTACCCGGGCGAGCGGATCGCGGTGGCCGAGGCCTGGACCCCCACCGTGGAGCGCACCGCGAACTACGTGCGCCCCGACGAACTGCACCAGGCGTTCAACTTCCAGTACCTGGGCACCGCCTGGGACGCCACCGAGCTGCGCGCCGTGATCGACTCCTCGCTGGCCGCGATGCGCCCGGTCGGCGCCCCCGCCACCTGGGTGCTCTCCAACCACGACGTCACCCGGCACGCCACCCGCTTCGCCAACCCGCCCGGCGGCACCCAGATCCGCGAGCGCGGCGACCGCGGACTCGGCCTGCGCCGGGCCCGCGCGGCCACCCTGCTGATGCTCGCGCTGCCGGGCTCGGCCTACCTCTACCAGGGCGAGGAACTCGGCCTGCCGGACGTCACCGACCTGCCCGACGAGGTCCGCCAGGACCCCTCGTTCTTCCGCGCCAGCGGTCAGGACGGCTTCCGCGACGGCTGCCGGGTGCCGATCCCGTGGTCCGGCGAGGCCGCGCCCTACGGCTTCGGCCCCGTCGAGGGCGGCCCCAGCTGGCTGCCGCAGCCCGCCGAGTGGGCCGGACTCAGCGTCGAGGCGCAGACCGGCGACCCGACCTCCACCCTGGAGCTCTACCGCGGCGCGCTCGCCATCCGCCGCAGCGACCCGGCGCTCGGCGCGGGCGCCGGGCTGACCTGGCTGCCGGCCCCCGAGGGCGTGCTCGCCTTCCGCCGCGACTCCTTCGTCTGCCTGGTCAACACCACCGCCGAGGCGGTGCCGTTCGCCACCGAGGGCCGACTGCTGCTCAGCTCCACCGACCGGATCGAGCCGGGACTGCTCGCGCCCGACAGCACCAGCTGGTGGGCGGTCTGA
- a CDS encoding ATP-binding protein, producing the protein MGTGAALAVDPDVVTCTLAPRYDAVKTARDFTRTTLQRWGLGDLFDDVALVASELVTNALRHAIGEPTAASLPGAKGCPGGLSAIPAQPGAGRCTEGQPAEGRLPIRISLVHRGSQLVCAVSDPSIAGPVTREADFVAESGRGLHLVDSFSHSWGWHPLASGSGKVVWAVFQADGPSVDLASAIADSISAPATTAGRHRRSA; encoded by the coding sequence ATGGGCACCGGTGCGGCCCTGGCCGTCGATCCTGACGTCGTGACGTGTACCCTCGCTCCCCGCTATGACGCGGTGAAGACTGCCCGCGACTTCACCAGAACCACTCTGCAGCGCTGGGGACTCGGCGATCTCTTCGACGATGTGGCCCTGGTGGCCTCGGAGTTGGTGACCAACGCACTCCGGCACGCGATCGGCGAGCCCACCGCGGCGAGCCTGCCGGGCGCCAAGGGCTGTCCCGGTGGCCTCTCCGCGATCCCGGCCCAGCCGGGCGCCGGACGCTGCACCGAGGGACAGCCGGCCGAGGGACGGCTGCCGATCCGGATCAGCCTGGTCCACCGGGGTTCCCAACTGGTGTGTGCCGTCAGTGATCCGAGCATCGCCGGACCGGTCACCCGGGAGGCGGACTTCGTCGCCGAGTCGGGGCGCGGGCTGCACCTGGTGGACTCCTTCAGCCACTCCTGGGGCTGGCACCCGCTGGCCTCCGGCTCCGGCAAGGTGGTCTGGGCGGTCTTCCAGGCCGACGGACCGTCAGTCGACCTCGCCAGCGCGATCGCTGACTCCATATCAGCCCCGGCCACGACGGCCGGACGCCACCGCCGCTCCGCCTAG
- a CDS encoding DUF397 domain-containing protein, which produces MHHTYNGMAAADLDGVVWQKSQHSNSKGNCVEFAALPDGAVAMRNSRFPDGPALIYTRDEIAAMLLGAKDGEFDHLVA; this is translated from the coding sequence ATGCACCACACGTACAACGGCATGGCTGCTGCGGACCTCGATGGCGTGGTCTGGCAGAAGAGTCAGCACAGCAACTCCAAGGGGAACTGCGTGGAGTTCGCCGCCCTTCCGGACGGCGCGGTCGCGATGCGCAACTCACGCTTCCCGGACGGCCCGGCGCTCATCTACACCCGCGACGAGATAGCGGCGATGCTGCTGGGTGCCAAGGACGGGGAGTTCGACCACCTGGTGGCCTGA
- a CDS encoding LacI family DNA-binding transcriptional regulator yields MVAIGSGLVTTARLSDIAAQAGVSEATVSRVLNGKAGVSAATRQTVLAALDVLGYERPTRLRQRSAGLIGLITPELSNPIFPALAQVIEQQLSRHGYTPVLCTQTPGGSTEDELVEMLVERGVAGIVFVSGLHADSTADHDRYAKLTGRQVPFVLINGFSEKIAAPFISPDDRAAMWMAVQHLAELGHERIGLAVGQRRYVPVLRKIEGFTAAMRSVLGAGDQEIEELVHHTLFSVEGGHAAAGVLLDRGCTAIICGSDLMALGAIRAVRQRGLSVPGDVSVVGFDDSPLIAFTEPPLTTIRQPVEAMATAAVDALLEEVGGESAQRVEYMFQPELVMRGSTGARPHRGE; encoded by the coding sequence ATGGTTGCAATAGGCTCTGGGCTCGTGACTACGGCGCGACTCTCGGACATCGCGGCGCAGGCGGGGGTCAGCGAGGCCACCGTCAGCCGCGTCCTCAACGGCAAGGCGGGCGTCTCCGCCGCGACCCGGCAGACCGTGCTGGCCGCCCTCGACGTGCTCGGCTACGAACGGCCGACCCGGCTGCGCCAGCGCAGCGCGGGCCTGATCGGGCTGATCACCCCGGAGCTGAGCAACCCGATCTTCCCCGCGCTGGCCCAGGTCATCGAGCAGCAGCTCAGCCGGCACGGCTACACCCCGGTGCTCTGCACCCAGACGCCGGGCGGATCGACCGAGGACGAACTGGTCGAGATGCTGGTCGAGCGGGGGGTCGCCGGCATCGTCTTCGTCTCCGGCCTGCACGCCGATTCGACCGCCGACCACGACCGGTACGCCAAGCTGACCGGACGTCAGGTCCCGTTCGTGCTGATCAACGGCTTCAGCGAGAAGATCGCCGCGCCGTTCATCTCGCCCGACGACCGGGCGGCGATGTGGATGGCGGTCCAGCACCTGGCCGAGCTCGGGCACGAGCGGATCGGCCTGGCGGTCGGTCAGCGCCGCTACGTGCCGGTGCTGCGCAAGATCGAGGGGTTCACCGCGGCCATGCGCTCGGTGCTCGGCGCCGGCGACCAGGAGATCGAGGAACTGGTGCACCACACGCTGTTCAGCGTGGAGGGCGGCCACGCGGCGGCCGGCGTGCTGCTCGACCGCGGCTGCACCGCGATCATCTGCGGCAGCGATCTGATGGCGCTGGGCGCGATCCGCGCGGTGCGCCAGCGCGGGCTGAGCGTGCCCGGCGACGTCTCGGTGGTCGGCTTCGACGACTCGCCGCTGATCGCCTTCACCGAGCCCCCGCTCACCACGATCCGTCAGCCGGTGGAGGCGATGGCCACCGCAGCCGTCGACGCGCTGCTGGAGGAGGTCGGCGGCGAGTCGGCCCAGCGGGTGGAGTACATGTTCCAGCCGGAGCTGGTGATGCGCGGCTCCACCGGGGCCAGGCCGCACCGCGGGGAGTAG
- a CDS encoding carbohydrate ABC transporter permease encodes MTALVQRLKRSYSTYWYAYAMAAPVVIVLGLLVAYPLGRGIYLTLTDATSLNVGHTIGVNHIPDTFKFVGLHNYQDVLFGEGAYDRFWSHFIWTMTWTVLCVGLHFSLGLSLAMMLNQKLRGRTFYRLLLIVPWAVPSFVTVFSWRLMLADGGLVNMLLGSLHLPQPSWLEDPMAQKAAAILVNTWCGVPFMMVSLLGGLQAIPGELYEAAEMDGASAWQRFRYVTLPGLRPVTSTVVLLGVIWTFNQFTIIFLLFGKTNAPDAQILVTWAYQLGFGQLPRDYAQSATYGIILLSILIVFTGFYQRWLKRNDQTAI; translated from the coding sequence ATGACAGCCTTGGTGCAGCGCCTGAAGCGCTCGTACAGCACGTACTGGTACGCCTACGCGATGGCCGCGCCCGTGGTGATCGTGCTGGGCCTGCTGGTGGCCTATCCGCTCGGCCGCGGCATCTACCTGACGCTGACCGACGCGACCAGCCTCAACGTGGGGCACACGATCGGGGTCAACCACATCCCCGACACCTTCAAGTTCGTCGGCCTGCACAACTACCAGGACGTGCTCTTCGGCGAGGGCGCCTACGACCGGTTCTGGTCGCACTTCATCTGGACCATGACCTGGACCGTGCTCTGCGTCGGCCTGCACTTCAGCCTGGGCCTGAGCCTGGCGATGATGCTCAACCAGAAGCTGCGCGGGCGCACCTTCTACCGGTTGCTGCTGATCGTGCCGTGGGCGGTGCCGAGTTTCGTGACCGTCTTCTCCTGGCGGCTGATGCTGGCCGACGGCGGCCTGGTCAACATGCTGCTCGGCTCGCTGCACCTGCCGCAGCCCAGCTGGCTGGAGGACCCGATGGCCCAGAAGGCTGCGGCGATCCTGGTCAACACCTGGTGCGGGGTGCCGTTCATGATGGTCTCGCTGCTCGGCGGCCTCCAGGCGATCCCGGGGGAGCTGTACGAGGCGGCCGAGATGGACGGCGCGAGCGCCTGGCAGCGGTTCCGCTACGTCACGCTGCCCGGCCTGCGCCCGGTCACCAGCACCGTGGTGCTGCTCGGGGTGATCTGGACCTTCAACCAGTTCACCATCATCTTCCTGCTGTTCGGCAAGACCAACGCGCCCGACGCGCAGATCCTGGTCACCTGGGCCTACCAGCTGGGCTTCGGCCAACTGCCGCGCGACTACGCGCAGTCGGCCACCTACGGGATCATCCTGCTCTCCATCCTGATCGTCTTCACCGGCTTCTACCAGCGCTGGCTCAAGCGCAACGACCAGACGGCGATCTGA
- a CDS encoding sugar ABC transporter permease, with translation MSTTTDRPAAARPAAPATPARPRKVRARGERSAGATALLHTALGLAALVAVFPVLWIFYIALGPDETDYLHPGKILGKATFANFTTVLNHTDFLTWFGNSLIVAGGTALFGVLIAASTGYAVSRMKFPGLRPLMWSLLVTQMFPISVLIVPMYYIMANLGLLDSYGGLILVYASTTVPYCAWLLKGYFDTIPAEIDEAGRVDGLSPFGTFWRLILPLARPGLAVAVFYSFLTAWAEVPFASTFMLSSDKYTLAVGLSSFVSEHDSQWNLMAATAVLIAIPVTALFYLVQKNLVTGLTAGAAKS, from the coding sequence ATGAGCACCACCACCGACCGGCCCGCCGCGGCCCGCCCGGCCGCGCCCGCCACCCCGGCGCGGCCCCGCAAGGTGCGCGCCCGCGGTGAGCGCAGCGCCGGTGCCACCGCCCTGCTGCACACGGCCCTGGGCCTGGCCGCGCTGGTCGCGGTCTTCCCGGTGCTGTGGATCTTCTACATCGCGCTCGGCCCGGACGAGACGGACTACCTGCACCCCGGGAAGATCCTCGGCAAGGCCACCTTCGCCAACTTCACCACGGTGCTGAACCACACCGACTTCCTGACCTGGTTCGGCAACTCGCTGATCGTGGCCGGCGGCACCGCCCTGTTCGGCGTGCTGATCGCCGCCAGCACCGGCTACGCCGTCTCGCGGATGAAGTTCCCGGGCCTGCGCCCGCTGATGTGGTCGCTGCTGGTGACCCAGATGTTCCCGATCTCCGTGCTGATCGTGCCGATGTACTACATCATGGCCAACCTCGGCCTGCTGGACAGCTACGGCGGCCTGATCCTGGTCTACGCCAGCACCACGGTGCCGTACTGCGCCTGGCTGCTGAAGGGCTACTTCGACACCATCCCCGCGGAGATCGACGAGGCCGGCCGGGTCGACGGGCTCAGCCCGTTCGGCACCTTCTGGCGGCTGATCCTGCCGCTGGCCCGCCCGGGTCTGGCGGTCGCCGTCTTCTACTCCTTCCTGACCGCCTGGGCCGAGGTGCCGTTCGCCTCCACCTTCATGCTCAGCTCGGACAAGTACACCCTCGCGGTGGGTCTGAGCAGCTTCGTCAGCGAGCACGACAGCCAGTGGAACCTGATGGCCGCCACCGCCGTGCTGATCGCGATTCCGGTCACGGCGCTGTTCTACCTGGTCCAGAAGAATCTGGTCACCGGGCTGACCGCGGGTGCCGCAAAGTCCTGA